A single region of the Solwaraspora sp. WMMD406 genome encodes:
- a CDS encoding ThuA domain-containing protein yields the protein MTRTARRWLAIAAGATLVTPMIATAPVAAHPGHDHDESYQVLVFTRTEGVAHPSTAKAVNAIRTLGNNNGFTIDVSRNGTVFTPENLANYSAVVFLNNTGDVLNDVQQEAFEDYVQAGGGYLGVHAAVDAEPDWAFYRDLVGTTSTGTTASGAGVIDVADRYHPSTSTISRELTIDENYLNFTENVRGIQHVLATVDTDTISGSSMGYDHPVSWCQDYQGGRSWYTGLGSSPDTFTVGAVRKHLLGGIQWAAGAAEGDCGATVESNYERVVLNDQPGEPMSLAVLPDGRVLHNTRAGEIRLYDPASGASPVITSVPVYQHDEDGLQSVTLDPNFAENKWVYLYYAPPLDTPVDDPATPGVNEGDAPANSDDPSVWEAFKGYNLLSRVKFVEEPTPHLDLSTEQEILKVDTDRGACCHVAGEVKFDGKGLLYLVTGDDTNASGSDGYTPINRSLTRGPAYDAARSSANTNDLRGKLLRIKLKEDGSYSIPAGNLFPESQDLDDQTRPEIFLMGLRNPFRFDVDERGFVYIGDYSPDSRNPSATRGPEGTGRWFATNKAGNYGWPYCYSPTLPYIDYDFTTQTSGEPFNCAAPINDSPRNTGRSLLPPVEQPQFWYTFNATTTCRDSYLVDPAGTCDFQWPAIGTGGVGPMGGPIYKFDESLESDYKLPEYYHDAVFFGEFSRDRMFTMRTNGSGKFFGVERFLPSTFVFDNPMDMEIGPDGTLYVLDYGDGFFRANPDASLYQIRYVKGTRGPVAELAASPTSGQAPLTVQFSSEGSRTPEVGATISIAWDFDGDGTTDSTDPDASYTYTSNGVYYAQLTVTDSNGKQATLSRTITVGNTAPTVEVATPLSGSFFNWGDTVPYTVTVTDPEDGTIDCDRVEVTFVLGHDEHGHPQTTTTGCTGNLPTPADGADHAGSYLFGGISASYTDLGGGGQPALTTVGQATIQLYQQQAEFAQVKQGVSVSNTSDTGGGQHVSGITNGGYIAFDPINLGGIDTVTLRHAGGSSSTVGNPRAVVELRADAPDGPLVASTTLAATAGSSAWTSTDVAVDHPAGTHQLYLVFRSVEGGPTSNMFNLNWVQFGPAS from the coding sequence ATGACAAGAACCGCCCGGCGATGGCTCGCCATCGCCGCGGGCGCGACACTCGTCACGCCCATGATCGCCACCGCGCCAGTGGCCGCCCACCCCGGACACGACCACGACGAGAGCTACCAGGTGCTGGTGTTCACCCGCACCGAGGGAGTGGCCCACCCGTCGACGGCCAAGGCCGTCAACGCCATCCGCACCCTCGGCAACAACAACGGATTCACCATCGACGTCTCCCGTAACGGCACCGTGTTCACCCCGGAGAACCTGGCCAACTACAGCGCCGTGGTCTTCCTGAACAACACCGGTGACGTGCTCAACGACGTCCAGCAGGAGGCCTTCGAGGACTACGTCCAGGCCGGCGGCGGCTACCTCGGCGTACACGCCGCCGTCGACGCGGAGCCGGACTGGGCGTTCTACCGCGACCTGGTCGGCACCACCTCGACCGGCACCACCGCCAGCGGTGCCGGCGTGATCGACGTCGCGGACCGCTACCACCCGTCGACCAGCACCATCTCCCGCGAGCTGACCATCGACGAAAACTACCTGAACTTCACCGAGAACGTTCGGGGCATCCAGCACGTGCTCGCCACCGTGGACACCGACACGATCAGCGGCAGCAGCATGGGCTACGACCACCCGGTCTCCTGGTGTCAGGACTACCAGGGCGGCCGGTCCTGGTACACCGGTCTCGGTTCGTCCCCGGACACCTTCACCGTCGGTGCCGTCCGCAAGCACCTGCTCGGCGGCATCCAGTGGGCCGCCGGCGCGGCCGAAGGCGACTGCGGTGCGACCGTCGAATCCAACTACGAGCGGGTCGTCCTCAACGACCAGCCCGGTGAGCCGATGAGCCTCGCTGTGCTGCCCGACGGCCGGGTGCTGCACAACACCCGCGCCGGCGAGATCCGCCTCTACGACCCGGCCTCCGGCGCCAGCCCGGTGATTACCAGCGTGCCGGTCTACCAGCACGACGAGGACGGCCTGCAGTCGGTCACCCTCGACCCGAACTTCGCCGAGAACAAGTGGGTCTACCTCTACTACGCGCCGCCGCTGGACACCCCGGTCGACGACCCGGCCACGCCGGGCGTCAACGAGGGTGACGCGCCGGCCAACAGTGACGACCCGAGCGTGTGGGAGGCCTTCAAGGGCTACAACCTGCTGTCGCGGGTCAAGTTCGTCGAAGAGCCCACGCCGCACCTGGACCTGTCGACCGAGCAGGAAATCCTCAAGGTCGACACCGACCGGGGTGCCTGCTGCCACGTCGCCGGCGAGGTCAAGTTCGACGGCAAGGGTCTGCTCTACCTGGTCACCGGCGACGACACCAACGCCAGCGGCTCGGACGGCTACACGCCGATCAACCGGTCGCTGACCCGCGGTCCGGCGTACGACGCCGCCCGGTCCTCGGCCAACACCAACGACCTGCGTGGCAAGCTGCTGCGGATCAAGCTGAAAGAAGATGGCAGCTACAGCATCCCGGCCGGCAACCTGTTCCCCGAATCGCAGGACCTCGACGACCAGACCCGCCCGGAGATCTTCCTGATGGGTCTGCGCAACCCGTTCCGCTTCGACGTTGACGAGCGCGGCTTCGTCTACATCGGTGACTACTCGCCGGACTCGCGTAACCCGAGTGCCACCCGTGGCCCGGAGGGCACCGGCCGATGGTTCGCCACCAACAAGGCGGGCAACTACGGCTGGCCGTACTGCTACTCGCCGACCCTGCCGTACATCGACTACGACTTCACCACCCAGACGTCGGGCGAGCCGTTCAACTGCGCGGCCCCGATCAACGACTCCCCCCGCAACACCGGCCGTAGCCTGCTGCCGCCGGTCGAGCAGCCACAGTTCTGGTACACCTTCAACGCGACCACGACCTGTCGGGACAGCTACCTGGTCGACCCGGCCGGCACCTGCGACTTCCAGTGGCCGGCGATCGGCACCGGTGGCGTCGGCCCGATGGGCGGCCCGATCTACAAGTTCGACGAGTCGCTGGAGTCGGACTACAAGCTGCCGGAGTATTACCACGACGCCGTGTTCTTCGGCGAGTTCAGCCGGGACCGGATGTTCACCATGCGGACCAACGGCAGTGGCAAGTTCTTCGGCGTCGAGCGGTTCCTGCCCAGCACGTTCGTCTTCGACAACCCGATGGACATGGAGATCGGCCCGGACGGCACCCTGTACGTGCTGGACTACGGTGACGGCTTCTTCCGGGCCAACCCGGACGCGTCGCTTTACCAGATCCGCTACGTCAAGGGCACCCGTGGCCCGGTCGCCGAACTCGCCGCGTCTCCGACGTCCGGCCAGGCCCCGCTGACCGTGCAGTTCTCCAGCGAGGGCTCGCGTACTCCGGAGGTCGGCGCGACCATCAGCATCGCCTGGGACTTCGACGGAGACGGCACCACCGACTCCACCGACCCGGACGCGTCGTACACCTACACCAGCAACGGCGTGTACTACGCCCAGCTGACGGTGACCGACTCCAACGGCAAGCAGGCGACGTTGAGCCGCACCATCACGGTCGGCAACACCGCGCCGACGGTCGAGGTCGCCACCCCGCTGTCCGGTTCCTTCTTCAACTGGGGCGACACGGTGCCGTACACGGTCACCGTGACCGACCCCGAAGACGGCACCATCGACTGCGACCGGGTGGAGGTCACCTTCGTGCTCGGCCACGACGAGCACGGACACCCGCAGACCACCACCACCGGCTGCACCGGCAACCTGCCGACCCCGGCCGACGGTGCCGACCACGCGGGTAGCTACCTGTTCGGCGGTATCAGCGCCAGCTACACCGACCTGGGCGGCGGCGGACAGCCGGCGCTGACCACGGTCGGCCAGGCCACCATCCAGCTCTACCAGCAGCAGGCCGAGTTCGCCCAGGTCAAGCAGGGCGTGTCGGTATCCAACACCTCCGACACCGGTGGCGGTCAGCACGTCTCCGGGATCACCAACGGCGGCTACATCGCGTTCGACCCGATCAACCTGGGCGGGATCGACACGGTGACGCTGCGCCACGCCGGTGGCTCGTCGTCGACCGTGGGCAACCCACGGGCGGTCGTCGAACTGCGGGCCGACGCGCCGGACGGACCGCTGGTGGCCAGCACCACGCTCGCCGCCACCGCCGGCTCCAGCGCCTGGACCAGCACCGACGTGGCGGTCGACCACCCGGCCGGGACACACCAGCTCTACCTGGTGTTCCGCTCGGTCGAGGGTGGACCAACCTCCAACATGTTCAACCTCAACTGGGTGCAGTTCGGTCCCGCGAGCTGA
- a CDS encoding inositol-3-phosphate synthase, with product MRTGIWLIGARGSVAVTSITGALALRASLAEATGCVTELPELRGPALPGFSDLVFGGHDIATTPLVKKADALASAGVVPGRLVAALHDDLAGVEAEIRPLPTAATQAETAAAIAADLTAFRDRHALRRVVVVNVSTTEPAPPPHPAHQSLAALTAALAGPEPVLPPSALVAYAALGAGHAYIDFTPSTGARLPALDELARRERAPYAGHDGKTGETLVKAVLAPMFALRNLRVRSWSGTNLLGGGDGANLAEPAANAAKAASKQRVLAETLGYQPQGHTRIEYVDDIGDFKTAWDLITFSGFLGTGMRMEFTWHGCDSALAAPLVLDLARLTAAAQHSGRSGPLPELAFFFKDSLGTGSHSLSDQWRVLVEFTHGLHARYESGGAGGSSAGSGIPGESLAEPGRAA from the coding sequence ATGCGTACGGGAATCTGGCTCATCGGAGCCCGTGGTTCGGTCGCGGTCACCAGCATCACCGGTGCGCTGGCGCTGCGTGCCAGCCTGGCCGAGGCCACCGGTTGCGTGACCGAACTTCCCGAACTGCGCGGACCGGCCCTACCTGGCTTCTCCGACCTGGTCTTCGGTGGCCACGACATCGCGACCACGCCGCTGGTCAAGAAGGCCGACGCGCTCGCGTCGGCCGGGGTCGTGCCCGGCCGGCTCGTCGCCGCCCTGCACGACGACCTCGCCGGCGTCGAGGCGGAGATCCGTCCGCTGCCAACGGCCGCCACCCAGGCCGAGACAGCCGCGGCGATCGCGGCGGACCTGACCGCCTTCCGCGACCGGCACGCCTTGCGGCGGGTGGTGGTGGTCAACGTCTCCACCACCGAACCGGCACCGCCACCGCATCCGGCACACCAGAGCCTCGCCGCGCTCACCGCCGCGCTGGCCGGCCCGGAACCGGTCCTGCCACCCAGCGCACTGGTCGCGTACGCGGCACTCGGCGCCGGACACGCGTACATCGACTTCACCCCGTCGACCGGCGCCCGGCTACCGGCGCTCGACGAGTTGGCCCGCCGTGAGCGGGCGCCGTACGCCGGCCACGACGGCAAGACCGGGGAGACGCTTGTCAAGGCGGTACTGGCACCGATGTTCGCGCTGCGCAACCTGCGGGTCCGCAGCTGGTCGGGCACCAATCTGCTGGGTGGGGGCGACGGCGCCAACCTGGCCGAACCAGCGGCGAACGCGGCCAAGGCGGCCAGCAAACAGCGGGTCCTCGCCGAGACGCTCGGCTACCAGCCGCAGGGGCACACCCGCATCGAGTACGTCGACGACATCGGCGACTTCAAGACGGCCTGGGATCTGATCACCTTCTCGGGGTTCCTCGGCACCGGCATGCGGATGGAGTTCACCTGGCACGGCTGCGATTCGGCGTTGGCCGCGCCGCTGGTGCTCGACCTCGCCCGGCTCACCGCCGCCGCGCAGCACTCCGGTCGCAGCGGCCCGCTGCCCGAACTCGCCTTCTTCTTCAAGGATTCGCTCGGCACCGGGTCGCACTCCCTGTCCGATCAGTGGCGTGTGCTGGTCGAATTCACCCACGGACTCCACGCCCGGTACGAGTCCGGCGGCGCGGGAGGGTCCTCGGCCGGATCGGGCATCCCGGGGGAGTCCTTGGCCGAGCCGGGCAGGGCCGCGTGA
- a CDS encoding SCO3242 family prenyltransferase, whose protein sequence is MAQLVRAPAALSVPGDVVAGAAASGGLGPRTVGLAGASVCLYWAGMAANDWADQDLDAVERPERPIPSGRISSSAAFAVAAGLTTASLALAAATGGRRALAVAVPLTTAVWTYDLWAKNTAAGPAVMATCRGLDVLLGATATGRLRSAVPAALAVAAHTYTVTELSRSEVSGADRRLPVATLAGTAAIALAAAAPAGSGGTDRVAARNGGTHARNGGTDSDAAAVGTGRTGRRWRAVAAAGLAVWYAARYGAAQAKVYRDPGPGPVRAAVGAGIVGLPALQGALTARSGATPAGVATAVGLAVSAAAPLGRRLARKVSPT, encoded by the coding sequence GTGGCACAGCTGGTACGGGCACCGGCGGCGCTGTCCGTACCCGGTGACGTGGTCGCCGGAGCCGCCGCCAGCGGTGGGCTCGGGCCGCGTACCGTCGGACTGGCCGGCGCGTCCGTCTGCCTGTACTGGGCCGGGATGGCCGCCAACGACTGGGCCGACCAGGACCTGGACGCCGTCGAGCGGCCGGAGCGCCCGATCCCGTCCGGCCGGATCAGCTCCTCGGCGGCGTTCGCCGTCGCCGCCGGGCTCACCACCGCCAGCCTGGCCTTGGCCGCCGCGACCGGCGGCCGTCGCGCGCTGGCGGTCGCCGTACCGCTGACCACCGCGGTGTGGACCTACGATCTGTGGGCCAAGAACACCGCCGCCGGGCCGGCCGTGATGGCCACCTGTCGTGGCCTGGACGTGCTGCTCGGCGCGACCGCGACCGGCCGACTGCGGTCCGCCGTACCGGCGGCGCTCGCCGTGGCCGCCCACACGTACACCGTCACCGAGCTGTCGCGCAGCGAGGTCAGCGGCGCCGACCGACGGCTGCCGGTGGCGACCCTCGCCGGTACGGCCGCGATCGCACTGGCGGCCGCCGCCCCTGCCGGGTCCGGCGGCACGGATCGCGTCGCCGCCAGGAACGGCGGCACGCACGCCAGGAACGGCGGCACGGACTCCGACGCTGCGGCCGTGGGCACTGGTCGGACCGGCCGCCGGTGGCGTGCGGTCGCCGCCGCCGGGCTCGCCGTCTGGTACGCCGCCCGGTACGGCGCCGCCCAGGCCAAGGTGTACCGCGACCCCGGGCCCGGTCCGGTGCGCGCCGCCGTCGGTGCCGGGATCGTCGGCCTGCCCGCCCTGCAGGGCGCCCTCACCGCCCGGTCCGGGGCCACCCCCGCCGGCGTGGCCACCGCCGTCGGGCTGGCCGTCTCCGCCGCCGCGCCGCTCGGCCGCCGGCTTGCCCGCAAGGTGTCCCCGACATGA
- a CDS encoding sugar phosphate isomerase/epimerase family protein, which yields MSTGTAGRAPGLRYGYGTNGFANHRLADALRVLVDLGYQGVALTLDHDHLDPYAAGLPRKVARIADQLRDLGLAVVVETGARYLLDPWHKHAPTLLHDDAERRIDFLTRAVAIGADLGAEAVSFWSGVCPDGIDEATAWDRLVAGCARVVDAAAAAGVTLGFEPEPGMLVADIADWWRLRAALGAPSLFGITLDIGHCRCLEPKSVPDCVTEVAAHLVNVQIDDMRRGVHEHLEFGTGEIDFPPVLAALRAAGYPGLVAVELPRHSHAAPAIAARSIDFLRTAERVAATPAGRPIAPTGADVPEGGQS from the coding sequence ATGAGTACCGGCACCGCCGGCCGGGCTCCCGGGCTGCGGTACGGATACGGTACGAACGGCTTCGCCAACCATCGGCTGGCCGACGCGCTGCGGGTGCTGGTCGACCTGGGCTACCAGGGTGTGGCGCTCACCCTGGACCACGACCATCTCGACCCGTACGCCGCCGGCCTGCCGCGCAAGGTGGCCCGGATCGCCGACCAGTTGCGCGATCTCGGCCTCGCCGTGGTCGTCGAAACCGGTGCGCGTTACCTGCTCGACCCGTGGCACAAGCACGCCCCGACGTTGCTGCACGACGACGCCGAACGCCGGATCGACTTCCTGACCCGGGCCGTGGCAATCGGCGCGGACCTGGGTGCCGAGGCGGTGTCGTTCTGGTCCGGGGTGTGCCCCGACGGCATCGACGAGGCGACCGCGTGGGACCGGCTCGTCGCGGGCTGCGCCCGGGTGGTGGACGCGGCGGCCGCCGCCGGCGTCACCCTCGGCTTCGAACCGGAGCCCGGCATGCTGGTCGCCGACATCGCCGACTGGTGGCGGCTGCGGGCCGCGCTCGGCGCGCCGAGCCTGTTCGGCATCACCCTCGACATCGGCCACTGTCGGTGTCTGGAGCCGAAGTCGGTCCCCGACTGCGTGACCGAGGTCGCCGCGCACCTGGTCAACGTGCAGATCGACGACATGCGGCGGGGGGTGCACGAGCACCTCGAATTTGGCACCGGCGAGATCGACTTTCCGCCGGTGCTGGCCGCGCTGCGGGCCGCCGGTTACCCGGGGCTGGTCGCGGTGGAACTGCCCCGGCACTCGCACGCGGCTCCGGCGATTGCCGCCCGATCCATCGATTTTCTCCGTACCGCCGAACGTGTCGCCGCTACGCCGGCCGGGCGTCCGATCGCGCCGACCGGTGCCGACGTACCAGAGGGAGGCCAGTCGTGA
- a CDS encoding EboA domain-containing protein — translation MDWLADARARVRADPEALPALFAAVGRRCGRTDLPDLPGWTADEAARTLLLLDLSSATSGQDDLADRIADCYDHGDGAERRAVLKALPLLPVGDRAVPLLHDAIRTNDTRLLSAALGRYARHLDQPMWRQAVLKCVFTGVPLSAVHDLDARADDELRIMLAGLSDERTAAGRTLPADAVALLDRLRAAADSSHHVLRQEG, via the coding sequence CTGGACTGGCTGGCTGACGCCCGCGCCCGGGTGCGCGCCGACCCGGAGGCGTTGCCGGCGCTGTTCGCCGCCGTCGGCCGCCGGTGTGGCCGCACCGACCTGCCGGACCTTCCCGGCTGGACCGCCGACGAGGCCGCCCGGACCCTGCTGCTGCTGGACCTCAGCTCGGCGACCAGTGGACAGGACGACCTCGCCGACCGGATCGCCGACTGCTACGACCACGGCGACGGTGCCGAGCGACGGGCGGTGCTCAAGGCGCTGCCACTGCTGCCGGTCGGCGACCGCGCGGTCCCGCTGCTGCACGACGCGATCCGTACCAACGACACCCGGCTCCTGTCCGCCGCGCTCGGCCGCTATGCCCGGCACCTGGACCAGCCGATGTGGCGGCAGGCGGTGCTCAAGTGCGTGTTCACCGGGGTGCCGCTGTCCGCCGTACACGATCTCGACGCCCGGGCCGACGACGAGCTGCGGATCATGCTGGCCGGGTTGTCCGACGAGCGCACCGCTGCGGGTCGGACCCTGCCGGCGGACGCGGTGGCGCTGCTGGACCGGCTTCGGGCCGCCGCTGATTCGTCGCACCACGTGCTCAGACAGGAGGGATGA
- a CDS encoding TatD family hydrolase: MRIFDPHIHMTSRTTDDYQAMADAGVRALVEPAFWLGQPRTNVGSFVDYFDSLLGWEPYRASQFGIRHHATIALNPKEANDPRCVGVLDVLPRYLAKDGVVAVGEIGYDSMTPAEDEAFAAQLALAREYELPALVHTPHRDKARGTERTLAVVAESGVEPGHVVVDHLNEVTVGLVKESGCWMGFSIYPETKMSPPRMVEILKQYGPERILVNSAADWGRSDPLLTRTTGEAMLAAGFSDDDVERVLWRNPVEFYGQSGRLDLSDLDAPAPTFEGSSIMRGGG; the protein is encoded by the coding sequence ATGCGCATCTTCGATCCGCACATCCACATGACCTCGCGGACCACCGACGACTACCAGGCAATGGCCGACGCCGGGGTGCGTGCCCTGGTCGAACCGGCGTTCTGGCTCGGTCAACCGCGCACCAACGTCGGATCGTTCGTCGACTACTTCGATTCGCTGCTCGGCTGGGAACCGTACCGGGCGAGCCAGTTCGGCATCCGCCACCACGCCACGATCGCCCTGAACCCGAAAGAGGCCAACGACCCGCGCTGCGTCGGCGTGCTCGACGTGCTACCCCGTTACCTGGCCAAGGATGGCGTGGTCGCGGTGGGGGAAATCGGCTACGACTCGATGACCCCGGCCGAGGACGAGGCGTTCGCCGCCCAGCTGGCGTTGGCCCGCGAGTACGAGCTCCCCGCCTTGGTGCACACCCCGCACCGGGACAAGGCGCGGGGCACCGAACGGACCCTGGCGGTGGTCGCCGAGTCCGGCGTCGAACCGGGCCACGTCGTGGTCGACCACCTCAACGAGGTGACGGTCGGCCTGGTCAAGGAGTCCGGCTGCTGGATGGGCTTCTCCATCTACCCGGAGACCAAGATGTCGCCGCCGCGCATGGTCGAGATCCTCAAGCAGTACGGTCCCGAGCGGATCCTGGTCAACTCGGCGGCCGACTGGGGCCGCTCCGACCCGCTGCTCACCCGCACCACCGGGGAGGCGATGCTCGCCGCCGGCTTCAGCGACGACGACGTCGAACGGGTGCTGTGGCGCAATCCGGTGGAGTTCTACGGCCAGTCCGGGCGGCTGGACCTCAGCGATCTGGACGCCCCCGCGCCGACGTTCGAGGGCAGTTCGATCATGCGCGGCGGTGGCTGA
- the eboE gene encoding metabolite traffic protein EboE, with the protein MRLSDQRRCTVHLSYCTNVHPAEDLAGVLDQLDTYAVPVRDRLDADPLGLGLWLAAPAAAALAADPAARRRLRAALTDRGLEVVTLNGFPYEAFQAPVVKHAVYHPDWADPRRLDYTLALAGILADLLPDDAQRGSISTLPLAWREPWDTDRADACARMLDRLAAGLADVERDTGRTIRVGFEPEPGCVVETTAQAAEQLADVDTERLGVCVDLAHLACAWEEPVAALGRLRAAGLPVVKVQVSAALEVTDPVRDRSAIAGYVEPRFLHQTRSDTGGATDDLDAALGSGLPGPWRVHYHIPLHAAPVAPLAATMPHLRDGLAAVVDGTDCDHFDVETYTWGVLPADVRPTGPAQLAAGIAAELAQARDELIALGLSTTTRTATTRTTATRTAAGSEAAA; encoded by the coding sequence ATGCGCCTGTCCGACCAGCGGCGGTGCACCGTCCATCTCAGCTACTGCACCAACGTGCACCCGGCCGAGGACCTCGCCGGGGTGCTGGACCAGCTCGACACGTACGCCGTGCCGGTGCGGGACCGGCTCGACGCCGACCCGCTCGGCCTGGGCCTGTGGCTGGCCGCGCCGGCCGCCGCCGCGCTCGCTGCCGACCCGGCCGCCCGTCGCCGGCTGCGGGCCGCGCTCACCGACCGGGGCCTGGAAGTGGTCACTCTCAACGGGTTCCCGTACGAGGCGTTCCAGGCACCGGTGGTCAAACACGCCGTCTACCACCCGGACTGGGCCGACCCGCGCCGGCTCGACTACACCCTGGCGCTGGCCGGTATCCTCGCCGACCTGCTGCCCGACGACGCCCAGCGCGGCTCCATCTCCACCCTGCCGCTGGCTTGGCGCGAGCCGTGGGACACCGACCGGGCCGACGCCTGCGCGCGGATGCTGGACCGGCTCGCCGCCGGGCTGGCCGACGTCGAACGCGACACCGGCCGAACCATCCGGGTCGGCTTCGAACCCGAACCGGGTTGCGTCGTGGAGACCACCGCCCAGGCCGCCGAACAGCTGGCCGACGTCGACACCGAACGGCTCGGCGTCTGCGTCGACCTGGCCCACCTGGCCTGCGCGTGGGAGGAGCCGGTCGCCGCGCTCGGCCGGCTGCGGGCCGCCGGCCTACCGGTGGTCAAGGTCCAGGTGTCGGCCGCGCTGGAGGTCACCGACCCGGTCCGGGACCGGTCCGCGATCGCCGGGTATGTCGAACCACGGTTCCTGCACCAGACCCGGTCGGACACCGGCGGGGCGACCGACGACCTTGACGCGGCCCTCGGCTCCGGGTTGCCCGGCCCGTGGCGGGTGCACTACCACATACCGCTGCACGCCGCGCCGGTCGCGCCGCTGGCCGCGACGATGCCGCACCTCCGGGACGGCCTCGCCGCGGTCGTCGACGGCACCGACTGTGACCACTTCGACGTGGAGACCTACACCTGGGGGGTACTGCCGGCAGACGTTCGCCCGACCGGGCCGGCGCAGCTCGCCGCCGGGATCGCCGCCGAGCTGGCCCAGGCCCGCGACGAACTGATCGCGCTGGGCCTGAGCACCACCACCCGTACCGCCACCACCCGTACCACCGCCACCCGTACCGCCGCCGGATCGGAGGCCGCCGCATGA
- a CDS encoding nucleotide pyrophosphatase/phosphodiesterase family protein: MNPLLVLDVVGLTPRLLRHMPRLAALADTGFQAELGTVLPAVTCSVQSTFLTGETPAGHGIVGNGWYFRDLGEVFLWRQHNALVGGEKLWHTARRLRPDYTVANVCWWYAMGADVNWTVTPRPIYHADGRKDPDCYTDPPQLHDQLTNRLGTFPLFNYWGAGAGLVSSEWIAKATRQIMTDHSPDLTLAYLPHLDYDLQRYGGDGPHARRAAAELDAVLAPLLDAAAARGTTVVALSEYGITDVSQPVHVNRLLRAEGLLRVYTQAGMEYLDPWTSRAFAVADHQIAHVYVRDPADVPAVAALCAELPGVAEVLDADGKAAAGLDHPRSGELVLVAEPQAWFTYYYWRDDAAAPDFARLVEIHRKPGYDPAELLFDPANPGAAKARAAIALARKKVGLRYTMNVVGLDAGARAVRGSHGRLPADPADGPVLLCSSLAAARDRVAATEVKSLLLELAGLGDAARAPVGEVTR; encoded by the coding sequence ATGAATCCGCTGCTCGTGCTCGACGTGGTCGGGCTGACCCCCCGGCTGCTGCGCCACATGCCCCGGCTGGCGGCGCTGGCCGACACCGGATTCCAGGCCGAACTCGGCACCGTGCTGCCGGCGGTGACCTGCTCGGTGCAGTCGACGTTCCTCACCGGCGAGACGCCGGCCGGGCACGGCATCGTCGGCAACGGCTGGTACTTCCGGGACCTCGGCGAGGTGTTCCTGTGGCGTCAGCACAACGCGCTGGTCGGCGGCGAGAAGCTGTGGCACACGGCCCGCCGGCTTCGCCCCGACTACACGGTGGCGAACGTCTGCTGGTGGTACGCGATGGGTGCCGACGTCAACTGGACGGTGACCCCCCGGCCGATCTACCACGCCGACGGACGCAAGGACCCGGACTGCTACACCGACCCGCCGCAGCTGCACGACCAGTTGACCAACCGGCTCGGCACGTTCCCGCTGTTCAACTACTGGGGGGCGGGGGCGGGGCTGGTGTCGTCGGAGTGGATCGCGAAGGCCACGAGGCAGATCATGACCGACCACTCGCCGGACCTGACCCTGGCGTACCTGCCGCATCTCGACTACGACCTGCAACGCTACGGCGGCGACGGTCCGCACGCGCGGCGGGCGGCGGCCGAACTCGACGCGGTGCTGGCCCCGCTGCTGGACGCGGCGGCGGCGCGCGGCACGACCGTGGTGGCGTTGTCCGAGTACGGCATCACCGACGTGTCGCAGCCGGTGCACGTCAACCGGCTGCTGCGGGCCGAAGGGCTGCTGCGGGTCTACACCCAGGCCGGCATGGAGTACCTCGACCCGTGGACCTCGCGGGCGTTCGCCGTCGCCGACCATCAGATCGCCCACGTGTACGTGCGGGATCCGGCCGACGTGCCGGCGGTGGCCGCGCTCTGCGCCGAGCTGCCCGGGGTGGCCGAGGTCCTCGACGCGGACGGCAAGGCGGCGGCCGGGTTGGATCATCCGCGCTCCGGTGAGCTGGTGCTGGTCGCCGAGCCGCAGGCCTGGTTCACCTACTACTACTGGCGCGACGACGCGGCGGCACCGGACTTCGCCCGGCTGGTGGAGATCCACCGTAAACCCGGCTACGACCCGGCGGAGCTGCTGTTCGACCCGGCGAATCCGGGCGCGGCGAAGGCCCGGGCGGCGATCGCCCTGGCCCGCAAGAAGGTCGGCCTGCGCTACACGATGAACGTGGTCGGGCTGGACGCCGGCGCGCGAGCGGTCCGTGGCTCGCACGGCCGGCTGCCGGCGGATCCCGCTGACGGCCCGGTGCTGCTCTGCTCGTCCCTGGCGGCGGCCCGGGACCGTGTCGCCGCCACCGAGGTCAAGTCGTTGCTGCTGGAACTGGCCGGCCTCGGCGACGCGGCGCGCGCCCCGGTGGGGGAGGTGACCCGGTGA